The following are encoded in a window of Thermoanaerobacter ethanolicus JW 200 genomic DNA:
- a CDS encoding ImmA/IrrE family metallo-endopeptidase encodes MVKYSQEEIKQLAEKLIKKTDSASPFEIAKYLNINIVECELGNILGYYKYHKRNKYIIINQNLDEAMKLIVCSHELGHAVLHTRVNTPYLTKFTLFSESRIERDANVFAMYVLQQLGKWNYYVFVNILKLPEVLIKNSSCVI; translated from the coding sequence TTGGTTAAATATTCTCAGGAAGAAATAAAGCAGCTGGCAGAAAAACTCATTAAAAAAACTGATTCTGCCAGCCCCTTTGAAATAGCTAAATATTTAAATATTAACATTGTAGAATGTGAATTGGGTAATATTCTTGGTTACTATAAATATCATAAACGTAACAAGTACATAATAATTAATCAAAATCTTGATGAGGCTATGAAGCTGATTGTATGCTCGCATGAGCTCGGGCATGCAGTTTTACATACTCGTGTTAATACTCCATACCTAACTAAATTCACACTGTTTTCAGAGAGTCGAATTGAAAGAGACGCTAATGTATTTGCTATGTATGTTTTACAGCAACTAGGTAAATGGAATTACTATGTATTTGTTAATATTTTGAAATTGCCCGAAGTATTAATAAAAAATTCTAGTTGTGTAATCTAA
- a CDS encoding recombinase family protein → MVDTELRAAAYARYSSDNQREESIEAQLRAIKEYCEKNNIQLVKIYTDEAKSATTDDRPAFLQMIKDSSLGLFNAVIVHKLDRFARNRYDSAFYRRQLKKNGVKLISVLEQLDDSPESIILESVLEGMAEYYSKNLAREVMKGLKENAFQAKFNGGIPPLGYDIVDGKYVINEKEAEAVRLIFELYAHGYGYRQIIDELNLRGYRTKKGNPFSKNSIHEILKNEKYTGKYIFNKGTKKNHRIVKEDVIVIENAIPAIIDEDLFKKVQEKMEERKVTRGANSAKRVYLLSGLVYCGICGSKMVGCLSRGKYVTYRCSRKDRTKQCTNRDINKEKVEAFVIDELNKRVLDPKVAPVLARLLNEENQKLNKERAEEITFLKKRYKEVEEQMKNIVEAIAQGMFQPIMKEKMNELEAMRNELAYRIKELENKKETDFITPEMILKIFEKDREIINSSKDPHEIKEVLKNYIKKIIVTPDEIKCEFYFWIGDDFRSLLVAASGFEPPTLRV, encoded by the coding sequence ATGGTTGACACAGAGTTAAGAGCTGCTGCATACGCAAGATACTCTAGCGATAATCAGCGAGAAGAGAGCATTGAGGCCCAATTAAGAGCCATAAAAGAGTACTGCGAAAAGAATAATATACAGCTTGTAAAGATATATACTGATGAAGCGAAAAGTGCTACAACCGATGACAGACCAGCATTTCTGCAGATGATAAAGGACAGCTCATTGGGTCTTTTTAATGCCGTTATTGTTCATAAATTGGACAGGTTCGCTCGCAACAGATATGACAGCGCCTTTTACAGAAGACAGTTGAAAAAGAATGGTGTAAAATTAATATCGGTATTAGAACAGCTTGACGATAGTCCTGAGTCTATAATTCTTGAGTCGGTACTTGAAGGGATGGCTGAGTACTACTCCAAAAACCTCGCAAGGGAGGTTATGAAAGGATTGAAAGAAAATGCTTTTCAGGCCAAATTTAATGGAGGTATACCACCTTTGGGATATGATATTGTGGATGGAAAATATGTGATAAACGAAAAAGAAGCTGAAGCAGTGAGACTGATTTTTGAGTTATATGCACATGGGTATGGATATAGGCAGATAATTGATGAATTAAACTTAAGAGGTTACAGAACTAAGAAGGGGAATCCGTTCAGCAAAAACAGCATTCATGAAATTTTAAAAAATGAAAAATATACAGGTAAATATATATTCAACAAAGGCACAAAGAAAAATCATAGAATAGTAAAAGAAGACGTAATCGTTATAGAGAATGCTATACCTGCAATCATTGATGAAGACTTATTTAAAAAAGTGCAGGAGAAAATGGAAGAAAGAAAAGTAACAAGAGGGGCTAATTCTGCAAAAAGGGTTTATCTTTTGTCAGGTCTTGTTTACTGCGGAATATGCGGTTCTAAAATGGTAGGGTGTTTAAGCAGAGGAAAATATGTAACTTATAGATGCAGCAGAAAGGACAGAACAAAGCAGTGCACAAATAGAGATATAAATAAAGAAAAAGTAGAAGCTTTTGTCATAGATGAGCTGAACAAGAGAGTGCTTGACCCAAAAGTAGCGCCGGTATTGGCTAGACTTTTAAACGAGGAGAATCAGAAGCTAAATAAAGAGAGAGCAGAAGAAATTACTTTTTTAAAAAAGCGCTACAAGGAGGTTGAAGAGCAGATGAAAAACATAGTAGAAGCTATTGCTCAGGGGATGTTCCAGCCAATAATGAAAGAAAAAATGAACGAATTAGAAGCAATGAGAAATGAGCTTGCTTACAGAATTAAAGAGCTGGAAAATAAAAAAGAGACAGACTTTATTACACCAGAAATGATTTTGAAAATCTTTGAAAAAGATAGGGAAATAATTAATTCATCGAAGGACCCTCATGAAATTAAAGAAGTGCTTAAAAACTACATAAAAAAAATAATCGTCACCCCAGATGAAATAAAGTGTGAATTTTACTTCTGGATAGGTGACGATTTCCGTTCTTTGCTGGTAGCGGCGAGTGGATTTGAACCACCGACACTGCGGGTATGA
- a CDS encoding Ppx/GppA phosphatase family protein has product MRICAIDIGTNSIRQLICDIDNENINKIQKDVEITRLGEGISKTGKLNNNAIQRSIEVIERFVKLAQEKGAEVIYAFATSAMRDAKNKDAFFEQIGKLGLEVEIIDGETESLFGYIGAVMGVNKEDALVLDIGGGSTELAYKGREFVKKSFDIGAVRLTEKFIKNDPPTTEEYDEIRLHIIDAVVNSIDKYKEVENVIGIGGTITTLAAVSQQLEIYSQEKVHGYQLKKEEIKRILDKFMSVTLEERKKIFGLQPQRADIIIAGTAILLTILEMLSFKEITVSEWDNLEGAVLYKFGEFKL; this is encoded by the coding sequence ATGAGAATTTGTGCGATTGATATAGGGACAAATTCAATACGCCAACTTATATGTGACATAGATAATGAAAATATAAACAAGATACAAAAAGACGTTGAAATAACTCGATTAGGGGAAGGAATTTCTAAAACGGGGAAGTTAAATAATAATGCGATACAGAGAAGCATTGAAGTGATTGAACGCTTTGTGAAATTGGCCCAAGAAAAAGGCGCAGAAGTTATATATGCTTTTGCAACATCTGCGATGAGGGATGCTAAAAATAAAGATGCTTTTTTTGAGCAAATTGGAAAACTTGGGCTAGAGGTAGAAATTATAGATGGAGAAACAGAGAGCTTGTTTGGATACATCGGAGCGGTGATGGGAGTTAATAAGGAAGATGCTCTGGTGTTAGATATAGGAGGAGGAAGTACTGAATTAGCGTACAAAGGTAGAGAATTTGTAAAAAAAAGTTTTGATATAGGGGCTGTGAGGCTTACTGAAAAATTTATTAAAAATGATCCTCCTACAACTGAGGAATATGATGAAATTAGGTTACACATAATAGATGCAGTGGTAAATTCCATTGATAAGTACAAAGAGGTTGAAAATGTTATCGGCATAGGAGGAACGATAACAACTCTTGCCGCAGTTTCTCAGCAATTAGAAATTTATTCTCAAGAAAAAGTCCATGGCTATCAGTTAAAAAAGGAAGAAATTAAAAGGATTTTAGATAAATTTATGTCTGTTACATTGGAAGAACGAAAAAAAATTTTTGGATTGCAGCCCCAAAGGGCTGATATAATAATTGCGGGAACTGCTATATTACTGACTATATTAGAAATGCTGAGTTTCAAAGAAATAACGGTTAGTGAGTGGGATAATTTAGAAGGAGCAGTCCTCTATAAATTTGGGGAATTTAAGCTATAG
- a CDS encoding S1 domain-containing RNA-binding protein — MPFEVGDVVEGTVLNITDFGAFIQLPEGKTGLVHISEVANTYVKDIREHLKEHDKVKVKILSMDANGRISLSIKKALPKKNNNNKERDPKDFVWQSNRNYNTNSSFEERLLKFLKDSDERQQQLRKNFDSKRRNTGYRRSNGY; from the coding sequence ATGCCATTTGAGGTTGGAGATGTTGTTGAGGGCACTGTGTTAAACATCACAGACTTTGGAGCATTTATTCAGCTACCAGAGGGAAAAACTGGGTTGGTGCATATTTCGGAAGTTGCTAATACCTATGTAAAAGACATTAGGGAGCATTTGAAGGAGCATGATAAAGTAAAAGTAAAAATATTGTCCATGGATGCTAATGGAAGAATAAGTTTGTCAATCAAAAAGGCTTTGCCTAAAAAAAATAATAATAATAAAGAAAGAGATCCAAAGGATTTTGTATGGCAGAGCAATAGGAATTATAATACTAATAGTTCTTTTGAAGAGAGATTGCTTAAGTTTTTAAAGGATTCAGACGAAAGACAGCAACAGCTGCGAAAGAATTTTGATTCCAAGAGAAGAAACACAGGCTACAGAAGAAGCAATGGATATTAA
- a CDS encoding FtsB family cell division protein yields the protein MKKLKKILFFAFIAYIGFTFFQQQVALEKLNNRYRDLKNKEAAVMKENKYLNELLHQINSESFIENEARQKLGLVKKGEIIYVDISKTKTQETKK from the coding sequence GTGAAAAAACTAAAGAAGATATTGTTTTTTGCCTTTATTGCATATATTGGATTTACTTTTTTTCAGCAGCAAGTTGCATTAGAGAAACTTAATAATAGGTATAGGGATTTGAAAAATAAAGAAGCTGCAGTAATGAAAGAAAATAAGTATTTAAATGAATTACTTCACCAGATAAATAGTGAAAGTTTTATTGAAAATGAGGCAAGGCAAAAATTGGGGTTGGTTAAAAAAGGAGAAATAATTTATGTAGATATTTCAAAAACTAAGACACAAGAGACAAAAAAGTGA
- the yabQ gene encoding spore cortex biosynthesis protein YabQ codes for MVITIQSQIYAFLVTVYGGFVLGFIYDIFKVTRQVFRLKKTFSNIADIIFWLFGTITMLYFMYISNYVEIRLYSFLGFAIGVILYYVLLSYFITQALIGIYEFTIKFLKKMAEIIIYPVKIVVNFFIVPYRFTRKILTLPGAFLKNNLTYFKIFKRKK; via the coding sequence ATGGTAATAACCATACAAAGTCAAATTTATGCATTTTTAGTTACAGTGTATGGCGGTTTTGTGCTGGGATTTATATACGATATTTTTAAAGTGACAAGGCAAGTTTTTAGGCTTAAAAAAACTTTTTCTAATATTGCCGATATTATATTTTGGCTTTTTGGGACAATTACTATGCTTTATTTTATGTATATAAGCAATTACGTTGAAATCAGGCTTTATAGTTTTTTAGGATTTGCAATTGGAGTTATTCTTTATTATGTGTTACTAAGTTATTTCATCACCCAAGCTTTAATTGGAATTTATGAATTTACAATAAAGTTTTTAAAAAAGATGGCAGAAATTATTATATACCCTGTTAAAATAGTAGTCAATTTTTTTATTGTTCCTTATAGGTTTACAAGAAAAATTTTAACTTTGCCTGGTGCTTTTCTAAAAAATAATTTAACCTATTTTAAGATTTTTAAGAGGAAAAAATAG
- a CDS encoding putative manganese-dependent inorganic diphosphatase: MTTVYVSGHKNPDTDSICSAIAYAYLKRISEGINAIPVRLGPINRETKFVLDYFGVEKPTFIENVYTQVQDIKFDKSLVFKENTSMFEAWNAMMEKNIRTIAVVDEENKLIGIATVGDLAKAYLSSSHELSKYKIPIDNILATLKGEEILRYVDYLEGDILVAAMSKENVLKRIKKGDILIVGDRDDIQQAAIQQGIKALIITGNNGISEKIFELAKQYKVTIIKVVPDTFDTVKLLNQSIPLSYVIKKEDLVTFRVSDYIDDVKEVMLKYRYRNFPVVDEEGKVVGLLARRHILDYERKNVIMVDHNEFSQAVEGIEQARILEIIDHHRIGTIETEQPILFRNHPVGSTATIINRLFEEKGLIPEPKIAGIMCAAILSDTLVFKSPTCTPEDVRAAKKLAEIANIDINEFGTEMFKAGTSLEGKTVEEIFYTDFKEFTINNYKIGIGQVNTLTDAGKLKQDLINFMEKVKKDKGYDILLLMLTDIINEGSEILFVGNNKELLERAFNVQIKNNSFYLPYVISRKKQVLPPIIKAINSQ, encoded by the coding sequence ATGACAACAGTATATGTTTCCGGACATAAAAATCCAGATACCGATTCTATTTGCTCAGCTATTGCTTATGCCTATCTAAAGCGCATATCTGAAGGTATAAATGCTATACCTGTTAGATTAGGTCCTATAAACCGAGAGACAAAATTTGTATTAGACTATTTTGGAGTAGAAAAGCCTACTTTTATTGAAAATGTATATACCCAAGTACAAGACATTAAATTTGATAAATCTCTTGTTTTTAAAGAAAACACCTCCATGTTTGAAGCATGGAACGCTATGATGGAAAAAAACATTAGAACAATAGCAGTAGTAGATGAGGAGAACAAATTAATAGGAATTGCAACAGTAGGAGATTTGGCAAAGGCATATCTTTCCTCTTCTCATGAATTATCTAAATATAAAATTCCTATTGACAATATATTAGCTACTTTGAAAGGAGAAGAAATTTTAAGATATGTAGATTATCTTGAAGGCGACATTTTAGTAGCTGCAATGTCCAAAGAAAATGTGTTAAAAAGAATAAAAAAAGGAGATATCTTAATCGTTGGAGACAGAGATGATATACAGCAAGCTGCAATTCAACAAGGAATAAAAGCTCTCATAATTACTGGCAATAACGGAATTTCAGAAAAAATTTTTGAACTAGCTAAACAATACAAAGTAACAATTATAAAAGTTGTACCAGATACTTTTGACACTGTTAAATTATTAAACCAAAGTATACCATTATCATATGTAATAAAAAAAGAAGACCTAGTAACATTTAGAGTCAGCGATTATATTGATGATGTAAAAGAAGTAATGTTAAAATATAGATACCGCAACTTTCCAGTTGTCGATGAAGAAGGAAAAGTTGTAGGACTACTTGCAAGGCGACATATTTTAGACTATGAAAGAAAAAATGTAATAATGGTAGACCACAATGAATTCTCTCAAGCAGTAGAAGGAATAGAACAAGCAAGAATATTAGAAATAATTGACCATCACAGGATTGGGACGATAGAAACAGAGCAGCCAATACTATTTAGAAACCATCCAGTAGGCTCTACTGCTACAATTATAAATCGACTTTTTGAAGAAAAAGGGCTAATTCCAGAACCAAAAATAGCGGGAATAATGTGCGCTGCTATTTTATCAGATACTCTTGTATTTAAATCTCCTACTTGCACACCAGAAGACGTAAGAGCAGCTAAGAAACTTGCAGAAATTGCCAACATAGACATAAATGAGTTTGGAACTGAAATGTTCAAAGCAGGTACCTCTTTAGAAGGGAAAACTGTTGAAGAAATATTTTATACAGATTTTAAAGAATTTACAATAAATAATTATAAAATTGGCATAGGTCAGGTGAATACTCTCACAGATGCAGGAAAATTAAAACAAGACCTAATAAATTTTATGGAAAAAGTAAAAAAAGATAAAGGTTATGATATTTTACTACTTATGCTTACAGACATAATAAACGAAGGATCTGAAATACTTTTTGTAGGAAATAATAAAGAATTGTTGGAAAGAGCCTTCAACGTACAAATAAAAAATAACAGTTTTTACCTTCCATATGTCATATCAAGAAAAAAACAAGTATTGCCACCTATTATTAAAGCGATAAACTCCCAATAA
- a CDS encoding MtnX-like HAD-IB family phosphatase, which yields MKKVFLVDFDGTVTKVDTVDLMVNKFAKDGWQYYEELWEKGEMSTEECAIETLKLMEMNEKKLLDLLYTIEIDDYFLEFLNFCKVKNYEVVIVSDGYDFNIKAIMDKYGFNVEFYSNKLWFDKGEIKVDFPYKSKDCNKCGMCKLEVLNRYKNEGYYVVYIGDGYSDICVVKYADEVFANGVLEKYCKENDIPYISFKNFGDIIEKLKR from the coding sequence TTGAAGAAAGTCTTTTTAGTAGATTTTGACGGTACTGTTACTAAAGTAGATACTGTTGATTTGATGGTGAATAAGTTTGCAAAGGATGGTTGGCAGTATTATGAGGAATTATGGGAAAAGGGGGAAATGTCTACTGAAGAATGCGCAATTGAGACATTAAAGCTTATGGAAATGAACGAGAAAAAACTTTTGGATTTGCTTTACACTATTGAGATAGATGATTATTTCTTGGAGTTTTTAAATTTTTGCAAAGTAAAGAATTATGAAGTTGTAATAGTGAGTGATGGATATGACTTTAATATAAAGGCCATTATGGACAAGTATGGGTTTAATGTAGAGTTTTATAGCAATAAGCTTTGGTTTGATAAGGGAGAAATAAAAGTGGATTTTCCATATAAGAGCAAGGATTGCAACAAATGTGGTATGTGTAAGCTGGAAGTATTGAATAGATACAAAAATGAGGGGTATTATGTAGTATATATAGGAGATGGATATTCAGATATTTGTGTTGTGAAATATGCTGATGAGGTTTTTGCAAATGGTGTTTTAGAAAAATATTGCAAAGAAAATGATATTCCATATATTTCTTTTAAAAATTTTGGCGATATAATAGAAAAGTTAAAGCGATAA
- a CDS encoding extracellular solute-binding protein has translation MSEERKNWFRNMTTKEKVEYIWDYYKVHIITGILVIYLLGAFTSSVLNRKEYVLNIAFVGKFMDFDRLNEFSKEVTKELIGDPSGKKQASIDFYGLVKNPNGNFTLDPASTQKLMARMGAQDIDVIILDKNNFDILASQGAFLRLDEIKELNLSGLNVAKVEEPSNEVKPGAYGIYVGWNNKYLKNLGYDYNDKIVTIIANGQHKDLAIKFVKWLLNIK, from the coding sequence ATGAGTGAGGAGAGAAAAAATTGGTTTAGAAACATGACTACAAAAGAAAAAGTGGAATATATATGGGACTATTATAAAGTTCATATTATCACAGGCATATTGGTGATTTATCTATTAGGCGCTTTTACAAGCAGTGTCTTAAATAGAAAAGAATATGTATTGAATATTGCCTTCGTGGGGAAATTTATGGACTTTGATAGGTTAAATGAATTTAGCAAAGAGGTTACTAAAGAATTGATTGGCGATCCTTCAGGCAAAAAACAAGCTTCTATTGATTTTTATGGGCTTGTAAAAAATCCAAATGGCAATTTTACTCTTGACCCTGCCTCAACTCAAAAATTAATGGCCAGAATGGGAGCGCAAGATATAGATGTCATTATTTTAGATAAAAATAATTTTGATATATTGGCAAGTCAAGGTGCTTTTTTGCGATTGGATGAGATAAAGGAGTTAAATTTATCAGGGTTAAATGTGGCAAAAGTAGAGGAACCCTCTAATGAGGTAAAACCAGGTGCTTACGGAATATACGTTGGATGGAATAATAAATATTTAAAAAATTTGGGATATGACTATAATGATAAAATTGTTACAATTATTGCGAATGGACAGCACAAAGATTTGGCTATAAAATTTGTAAAATGGCTTTTGAATATAAAATAA
- the yabP gene encoding sporulation protein YabP, which yields MEDKRNFLRAGKPHNITIENREKISISGVTNVVSFDEETVILETDLGILTIRGQGLHINKLNLDDGQVSIDGEIVNLNYSDKSGLIGKSGGFISRMFR from the coding sequence ATGGAAGATAAAAGGAACTTTTTAAGAGCGGGGAAACCTCATAATATTACAATTGAAAATAGAGAAAAAATCAGTATTTCTGGGGTAACAAATGTTGTAAGCTTTGACGAAGAAACCGTAATATTGGAGACGGATTTGGGAATTTTGACAATAAGAGGTCAAGGGCTTCACATTAATAAATTGAACCTTGATGACGGACAAGTGTCAATTGATGGAGAAATAGTAAATTTAAATTACAGTGACAAAAGTGGCCTTATAGGAAAATCAGGGGGATTCATAAGTAGAATGTTTAGATAA